A part of Salmo trutta chromosome 15, fSalTru1.1, whole genome shotgun sequence genomic DNA contains:
- the LOC115149155 gene encoding protocadherin gamma-C3-like, which yields MEGGFIIFNIMRWQLFCRMHWQLRSCFIACLIQTVCGQIRYSIPEELKKGYFVGNIAQDLGLNVGRLRSGRARIVTGDSIQYTELKTDKGVLVVSERIDREQLCGDFTPRSFTFEIILKNPIELTVSLWTFWMSMITHRFKKKQEIKLKISESAAPGARFVLGSAEDPDVGINALQNDILTPNDNFILKQHTRPDGLKWAEMVLQKPLDREQEPRISLTLTAVDGGNPQRSGSVNIEVTILDANDNAPVFNQSVYRATVMENASIGTYITTVNASDSDSGSNGLITYSFSNMNGKVADVFSVVENTGIIYVVGQLDHEKTKKYDVGVEAKDQGGLADSSKVIDEVVDVNDNAPVINVMSFSYPVTEDAPVGTTIAVINVKDIDSELNGQVTCNINHKRQFKIMSSLTNYYTLVTDSAFDREI from the coding sequence ATGGAGGGAGGATTTATCATATTTAACATCATGAGATGGCAACTGTTTTGCCGTATGCATTGGCAACTACGATCGTGTTTCATTGCGTGCCTAATCCAGACCGTTTGTGGTCAAATTCGCTATTCTATTCCCGAGGAATTGAAGAAAGGATATTTTGTTGGGAATATTGCGCAGGATTTAGGGTTAAATGTGGGACGACTGAGATCAGGGAGGGCTCGTATCGTCACCGGAGACAGCATTCAGTACACAGAGCTAAAGACAGACAAAGGGGTATTGGTCGTCAGCGAGAGGATTGACCGAGAGCAGCTCTGTGGGGATTTTACTCCACGTAGCTTTACTTTCGAAATAATCTTAAAGAACCCGATTGAACTCACAGTGTCACTGTGGACATTTTGGATGTCAATGATCACtcaccgatttaaaaaaaaacaagagatCAAATTGAAAATCAGTGAGTCTGCTGCACCGGGAGCGCGCTTTGTTTTAGGGAGCGCGGAGGACCCTGATGTTGGAATAAACGCTCTTCAGAATGACATATTAACTCCTAATGATAACTTCATCCTGAAACAACATACTCGACCTGACGGGCTGAAATGGGCAGAGATGGTGCTTCAGAAGCCgttggacagagagcaagagcCCCGAATCTCTCTTACCTTAACTGCAGTCGATGGTGGAAATCCACAGCGATCTGGCTCTGTAAATATTGAGGTTACTATTTTAGATGCTAATGATAATGCACCTGTGTTTAACCAGTCAGTCTATAGAGCAACTGTTATGGAAAATGCGTCCATAGGCACATACATCACTACCGTTAATGCCAGTGACTCAGATAGCGGATCGAATGGACTGATAACATATTCATTTTCCAACATGAACGGTAAAGTGGCCGATGTGTTTAGTGTGGTTGAGAACACTGGAATTATATATGTTGTTGGGCAGCTAGATCACGAAAAAACTAAAAAGTATGACGTTGGCGTCGAGGCCAAAGACCAAGGGGGTCTAGCAGATTCTAGTAAGGTTATAGATGAAGTAGTtgatgttaatgataatgcacCTGTGATAAATGTTATGTCTTTCTCATATCCTGTGACTGAAGACGCACCGGTCGGTACGACAATAGCAGTTATCAATGTCAAGGACATAGACTCAGAGTTGAACGGTCAGGTGACATGCAACATCAATCACAAACGTCAGTTTAAGATCATGTCTTCTCTTACTAATTACTACACCTTGGTAACCGATTCTGCTTTCGACCGAGAAATATAA